A genomic region of Kribbella sp. NBC_00382 contains the following coding sequences:
- a CDS encoding NUDIX domain-containing protein codes for MSLGHRGLRIWWRVRRPTTFGVKALLMHPDDPGKCLVVRHSYVDRDRWGLPGGGYDPKRESAGEAAIREVAEELALTIEEPPTVLRSLTTQLEGKVDNLTIVAARPTSADFRLNAELSEARWVAVDLTELPADAPISRWLKLALAD; via the coding sequence ATGTCGCTGGGACACCGGGGGCTGCGGATCTGGTGGCGCGTGCGGAGACCGACGACGTTCGGCGTCAAGGCCTTGCTGATGCATCCCGACGATCCCGGGAAATGCTTGGTGGTAAGGCATTCGTACGTGGATCGCGACCGATGGGGCCTGCCTGGCGGCGGATACGACCCGAAGCGGGAGAGTGCCGGAGAAGCCGCGATACGGGAGGTTGCCGAGGAGCTCGCGTTGACGATCGAGGAGCCGCCCACCGTGCTGAGGAGCTTGACGACCCAGCTCGAGGGGAAGGTCGACAACCTCACGATCGTGGCCGCCAGGCCGACCTCCGCGGACTTCCGGCTGAATGCGGAGCTGAGCGAGGCTCGCTGGGTCGCCGTCGATCTCACCGAACTCCCGGCGGATGCCCCGATCTCGCGCTGGCTGAAGCTGGCCCTCGCCGACTAG
- a CDS encoding serine hydrolase domain-containing protein, whose product MKRVLRVLVVGVAVLAVSGVPGVAGATAGVGPDRGGLQRELDSVAGATAVGALAEVRDGKGVWRGTSGVAVRGTSRPVPVDGLFRVGSITKTFVATVVLQLVAEGRVRLEDSVERWLPGVVPNGRNITLRQLLNHTSGLYDYVKAVPKPPSPEFFADRWRTRTASEQIQQALAHPPTSQHPGKEYAYSNTGYLLLGEVIQKVTGRTYGQEIERRVIRPLRLRGTVMPGTSPWIPGPHPHGYVPTDLNLTGYVDYTELNPTLFGAGGDMISTTHDLNRFFGALLGGRLLPKYLLKQMETAGTPTHDYGLGLSWKDTTCGIRVYGNDGDALAYNAWSFSSADGRHQVSIAVTPTFRVDPDDAVDAFVDKAVCG is encoded by the coding sequence ATGAAGCGGGTGCTTCGGGTGTTGGTGGTTGGGGTGGCGGTTCTGGCGGTTAGTGGGGTGCCGGGGGTTGCCGGTGCTACGGCTGGTGTGGGGCCGGACCGGGGTGGTTTGCAGCGGGAGTTGGATTCGGTGGCGGGGGCTACTGCGGTGGGGGCGCTGGCGGAGGTACGGGATGGGAAGGGGGTGTGGCGGGGGACTAGTGGGGTGGCGGTACGGGGGACTTCGCGGCCTGTGCCGGTTGACGGGTTGTTTCGGGTGGGGAGTATCACCAAGACGTTTGTTGCCACCGTGGTGCTGCAGTTGGTCGCTGAAGGGCGGGTGCGGCTGGAGGACTCGGTGGAGCGGTGGTTGCCTGGGGTTGTGCCGAACGGGCGGAACATCACCTTGCGGCAACTGCTCAACCACACCAGCGGCCTGTACGACTACGTGAAGGCGGTTCCGAAGCCGCCGTCACCGGAGTTCTTCGCTGACCGGTGGCGGACGCGGACCGCTTCCGAACAGATCCAGCAGGCGCTAGCGCATCCGCCGACGTCGCAGCACCCGGGCAAGGAGTACGCGTACTCGAACACGGGGTACCTGCTCCTTGGTGAAGTGATCCAGAAGGTGACGGGACGGACGTACGGGCAAGAGATCGAGCGTCGGGTGATCCGGCCGTTGCGGCTGCGCGGGACCGTGATGCCGGGGACCTCGCCATGGATTCCCGGGCCGCATCCGCACGGCTATGTGCCGACGGACCTGAACCTCACCGGCTATGTCGACTACACGGAGCTGAACCCGACGCTGTTCGGCGCGGGCGGCGACATGATCTCGACGACTCATGATCTGAACCGATTCTTCGGCGCGCTGCTCGGTGGACGCCTGCTGCCGAAGTACTTGCTGAAGCAGATGGAGACGGCCGGTACGCCGACGCACGACTACGGACTCGGGCTGTCGTGGAAGGACACGACGTGTGGCATCCGTGTCTACGGCAACGACGGTGATGCGCTGGCGTACAACGCCTGGTCGTTCTCGAGTGCCGACGGCCGGCACCAGGTCAGCATCGCGGTGACGCCGACCTTCCGCGTCGACCCCGACGATGCCGTCGACGCCTTCGTGGACAAGGCCGTCTGCGGTTGA
- a CDS encoding carbon-nitrogen hydrolase family protein, whose protein sequence is MPETILRIAVAQSTVRVDPTDADGLRASAAEVRGLMKEAAHNGARLVHFTEGAFCFPSKVIMSGLGPDEIGESDWSKAEWSVLQKELDRIAKLSGELGLWTVIPSVHRQPGPARPYSSMYVVSDQGKIVDRYDERMLSTTKATWMYATGDKPVTFEVDGYRFGLALGLDVLFTEIFTEYDRLDVDAVLVSYASTGIDSNEHVGVQARGHAVNNTYWISLAVPANPGAGLDSGVSDPTGKWTVQGPADSTPGIAVTDIHRPDVIQIGRDFRRRTRDRVSS, encoded by the coding sequence ATGCCGGAAACCATCCTGCGGATCGCCGTCGCCCAGTCGACGGTTCGCGTGGACCCCACCGATGCCGACGGGCTGCGCGCCAGCGCCGCCGAAGTACGCGGCCTGATGAAAGAGGCGGCCCACAACGGGGCTCGCCTGGTGCATTTCACCGAGGGAGCCTTCTGCTTCCCGAGCAAGGTGATCATGTCCGGGCTCGGACCCGACGAGATCGGCGAGTCCGACTGGAGCAAGGCCGAGTGGTCCGTACTACAGAAAGAACTCGACCGGATCGCCAAGCTGTCGGGTGAGCTCGGCCTCTGGACAGTCATCCCCTCGGTCCACCGGCAGCCCGGGCCGGCGCGACCGTACAGCAGCATGTACGTCGTGTCCGACCAGGGCAAGATCGTCGACCGGTACGACGAACGCATGCTGTCGACCACCAAGGCCACCTGGATGTACGCCACCGGCGACAAGCCCGTGACCTTCGAGGTCGACGGGTACCGGTTCGGACTCGCCCTCGGCCTGGATGTGCTCTTCACCGAGATCTTCACCGAGTACGACCGGCTCGACGTCGACGCGGTACTGGTCTCGTACGCGAGCACCGGCATCGACAGCAACGAGCACGTAGGAGTCCAGGCTCGCGGCCACGCCGTCAACAACACCTACTGGATCAGCCTCGCAGTACCGGCCAATCCAGGCGCCGGCCTGGACTCGGGCGTCTCCGACCCGACCGGCAAGTGGACGGTTCAGGGCCCTGCGGACAGTACGCCGGGAATCGCCGTCACAGACATCCACCGACCTGACGTCATCCAGATCGGCCGCGACTTCCGCCGCCGGACCCGGGATCGCGTCAGCTCCTGA
- a CDS encoding GNAT family N-acetyltransferase, giving the protein MAKIAVVLDNLTTRPLTPGTWDAFADLAERHNGVWGGCWCTFFHTMKDEKTYDAEDNRALKQRLVEEGRAHAALVFDGDEAVGWCEYGLPAELPNINHRKEYDALLGTPPDYRLTCFFVDSRYRKQGVAAVALRGALELIAQAGGGIVEAYPQDTGGKQITASFLYSATRSMFEDAGFTYVRPKGKNHCVMTKTI; this is encoded by the coding sequence ATGGCGAAGATCGCGGTGGTGCTGGATAACCTCACGACCCGGCCGCTCACGCCCGGGACCTGGGATGCTTTCGCGGATCTCGCGGAGCGGCACAACGGGGTGTGGGGCGGGTGCTGGTGCACGTTCTTCCACACGATGAAGGACGAGAAGACCTACGACGCCGAGGACAACCGCGCCCTCAAGCAACGCCTCGTCGAAGAGGGCCGGGCTCATGCGGCGCTCGTCTTCGACGGTGACGAGGCGGTGGGCTGGTGTGAGTACGGACTGCCGGCGGAGCTGCCGAACATCAACCATCGCAAGGAATACGACGCCTTGCTGGGCACGCCGCCCGACTACCGGCTGACGTGCTTCTTCGTCGACAGCAGATACCGCAAACAGGGCGTCGCGGCGGTCGCCCTCCGCGGTGCCTTGGAGCTGATCGCCCAAGCGGGCGGCGGAATCGTAGAGGCCTACCCTCAGGACACAGGGGGCAAGCAGATCACCGCATCCTTCCTCTACAGCGCCACCCGCAGCATGTTCGAGGACGCAGGCTTCACCTACGTCCGCCCCAAAGGCAAAAACCACTGCGTCATGACCAAGACGATCTAG
- a CDS encoding DinB family protein has translation MIDEDAKEFLHGELRDLRGAVVWKLDGLPEYDIRRPLTTTGTNLLGLVKHLALWESRYFGEVFDRPFPEPMPRWDARGTDMWATEHETRDDIIGRYRRVWEHSDATIVALAIDAPGEVPWWPTPSVRLFNILVHMLAETSRHAGHADILREQLDGSVGTIPARARGPQPDAAFWESQRLEIERIAKAAGAQ, from the coding sequence ATGATCGATGAAGACGCGAAGGAGTTCCTGCACGGTGAGCTGCGCGATCTGCGGGGGGCGGTGGTCTGGAAGCTCGACGGCTTACCGGAGTACGACATCCGCCGTCCGCTGACGACGACCGGCACCAATCTGCTCGGGCTGGTCAAGCATCTGGCCCTCTGGGAGTCCCGGTACTTCGGTGAGGTCTTCGACCGTCCGTTCCCCGAACCCATGCCCCGGTGGGACGCCCGCGGTACTGACATGTGGGCGACTGAGCACGAGACGCGTGACGACATCATCGGCCGGTACCGGCGCGTCTGGGAACACTCGGACGCGACGATCGTTGCCCTTGCCATCGATGCTCCCGGCGAGGTGCCCTGGTGGCCGACGCCGTCCGTCAGGCTCTTCAACATCCTGGTCCACATGCTCGCCGAGACCAGCCGTCATGCCGGGCATGCGGACATCCTGCGCGAACAGCTCGACGGCTCGGTCGGCACGATTCCGGCTCGCGCGCGGGGACCCCAGCCCGACGCGGCCTTCTGGGAATCCCAGCGGCTGGAGATCGAACGCATCGCCAAGGCCGCCGGGGCGCAATGA
- a CDS encoding esterase-like activity of phytase family protein: MTSRLFSRRRTRIAVAIGAAAAVVGTGTVATQAAGWLANPSHDFRAVADSFSGHSQVSGDVLRNDRGATAVVRHTEPANGTVTVDADGTFAYVPKDGFKGVDTFTYTASDAVQLFKSTQSNGQPLPPLAEVAGPGGTTTEISGAGYGSALTAVPGKTGYFYGLTDRGPNADAPDGNKSEMLLDFVPQIGKFKLVDGKARLQSVVTLKGPKSLGGVKYSGRPPHDTSEVIDDVNATNANGGTPVPVARDPYGYDSEGLVALPDGTFWVSDEYGPYVTHFDAKGYELGRLTPYKDSQDNAFHKILGYLPAELAFRAKNKGMEGLTVTPDGSTLVGVMQSALQQPDLGSVKPGNVSPSRIVTIDLRTYETKQYLYLLDDPKSTGGASSEITALTNTKFLVDERDGNFEPFAQKSLNAVDINGATDVSGLTIGGKSPEAFVGAAGTNAALAALTGAGVQVAMKQPVVNVGTLVSQLDPTGKFFGHDKVEGIATTDGGRTLYLSNDDDFGIDTIAVDPDGKWTVHQKVLPPTGKPDNAEILKVDTTKLPAVLKTVTVTIHVR; encoded by the coding sequence ATGACTTCACGACTCTTCTCCCGTCGGCGCACCCGGATCGCCGTCGCGATCGGCGCCGCCGCCGCTGTGGTGGGCACGGGCACTGTTGCAACCCAGGCCGCCGGGTGGCTGGCCAACCCGTCGCACGACTTCCGGGCCGTTGCCGACTCCTTCTCCGGGCACAGCCAGGTGAGTGGCGATGTGCTGCGCAACGACCGCGGCGCGACGGCGGTCGTACGGCACACCGAGCCGGCCAATGGCACGGTGACGGTCGACGCTGATGGGACCTTCGCGTACGTACCGAAGGACGGGTTCAAGGGTGTGGACACCTTTACCTACACGGCTTCCGACGCGGTCCAGCTGTTCAAGTCCACTCAGTCGAACGGGCAGCCATTGCCTCCCCTGGCGGAGGTGGCTGGGCCGGGCGGCACTACCACGGAGATCTCCGGAGCCGGGTACGGGTCGGCGCTTACCGCAGTACCGGGTAAGACCGGCTACTTCTACGGGCTCACCGACCGCGGGCCCAACGCCGATGCGCCGGACGGCAACAAGTCCGAGATGCTGCTCGACTTCGTCCCGCAGATCGGCAAGTTCAAGCTGGTCGACGGCAAGGCCCGGCTGCAGAGCGTCGTCACGCTGAAGGGACCGAAGAGCCTCGGCGGGGTGAAGTACAGCGGCCGGCCGCCGCACGACACCAGCGAGGTGATCGACGACGTCAACGCGACCAACGCCAACGGCGGTACGCCGGTACCGGTCGCCAGGGATCCGTACGGGTACGACTCCGAGGGTTTGGTGGCGTTGCCGGACGGCACCTTCTGGGTCTCCGACGAGTACGGTCCGTACGTCACGCACTTCGATGCCAAGGGCTACGAGTTGGGCCGGCTCACGCCGTACAAGGACAGCCAGGACAACGCGTTCCACAAGATCCTCGGGTACTTGCCCGCCGAACTCGCGTTTCGCGCCAAGAACAAGGGGATGGAGGGCCTGACGGTCACGCCGGACGGGTCGACGCTCGTCGGTGTGATGCAGTCGGCGCTGCAGCAGCCGGACCTCGGCAGCGTCAAGCCGGGCAACGTCTCCCCCAGCCGGATCGTGACGATCGACCTGCGGACGTACGAGACCAAGCAGTACCTGTACCTGCTCGACGACCCGAAGTCGACGGGCGGCGCGAGCAGTGAGATCACCGCGCTGACCAACACCAAGTTCCTGGTGGACGAGCGGGACGGCAACTTCGAGCCGTTCGCGCAGAAGAGTCTCAATGCGGTCGACATCAACGGCGCGACCGACGTGAGCGGGCTGACGATCGGCGGAAAGTCGCCCGAGGCGTTCGTCGGAGCGGCTGGTACGAATGCCGCGCTCGCGGCGCTGACCGGCGCCGGAGTACAGGTTGCTATGAAGCAACCTGTGGTCAACGTCGGCACGTTGGTCAGCCAGCTCGACCCGACCGGCAAGTTCTTCGGGCACGACAAGGTCGAGGGAATCGCGACGACGGACGGCGGGCGGACCCTGTACCTGTCCAACGACGACGACTTCGGCATCGACACCATCGCCGTCGACCCGGACGGCAAGTGGACGGTCCACCAGAAGGTGCTGCCACCCACGGGCAAGCCCGACAACGCCGAGATCCTCAAGGTGGACACCACCAAGCTGCCGGCGGTCCTCAAGACCGTCACGGTGACGATCCACGTTCGCTGA
- a CDS encoding alpha/beta fold hydrolase — protein MRIRRLVVAATVSSALVAGVVSLPAATAVPSKPVVSAGYTPPPVAWGACTIPRLVNAGAQCGYVVVPLDYSRPNGTKIQLAVSRVKHKTPDAQAQGPMLVNPGGPGGSGLIYAIFGDFVPAGAGDAYDWIGFDPRGVGASKPALSCIPDAAGYNRPYYVPVTRKIEQTWIKRSKAYAKACDANQHALLGHLKTTDSAQDMESIRKALGAPQINFYGFSYGTYLGQVYGTLYPSRLRRAIFDGVVDARRVWYKANLDQDIAFNKSIKVFFAYVAAHDSTWHLGTTEAVVERRYYSELHKLIGHPADGKIGPDEWNDIFTQAGYYVYGWVDVADAFAAWVHDRNAAPLVELYGGPPFDDNGYAVYLGVQCTDTQWPTNANKVRIDNWRTYAQAPFLTWGNAWFNAPCAYWPAKAGRPVKIDGSKVKSVLLINETLDAATPYSGALQTRKIFPHSALIEGVGGTTHAGSLSGVTCTDDRIVAYLQTGALPARKSGNRSDLQCDPVPAPEPAAAAAPTAKAAKAKAALRQSLPTYR, from the coding sequence ATGAGAATCCGTCGTTTGGTTGTTGCTGCCACGGTCTCGTCCGCACTGGTCGCGGGGGTGGTATCACTGCCCGCCGCGACCGCTGTGCCGTCGAAACCAGTCGTCTCGGCCGGCTATACGCCGCCACCCGTCGCATGGGGCGCATGCACCATTCCACGCCTGGTGAATGCCGGCGCTCAATGCGGTTACGTCGTCGTACCGCTCGATTACAGCCGTCCCAACGGGACGAAGATCCAGCTCGCGGTATCCCGGGTGAAACACAAGACGCCCGACGCGCAGGCGCAAGGCCCGATGCTGGTGAACCCGGGTGGTCCGGGCGGCTCCGGCCTGATCTACGCGATCTTCGGCGACTTCGTCCCGGCCGGTGCCGGTGACGCCTACGACTGGATCGGTTTCGACCCGCGCGGTGTCGGCGCGAGCAAGCCGGCGCTGAGCTGCATCCCGGATGCGGCCGGCTACAACCGTCCGTACTACGTGCCGGTCACGCGGAAGATCGAGCAGACCTGGATCAAGCGCTCCAAGGCCTACGCGAAGGCCTGCGACGCCAACCAGCACGCGCTGCTCGGCCACCTCAAGACCACTGACTCGGCGCAGGACATGGAGAGCATCCGCAAGGCGCTCGGCGCCCCGCAGATCAACTTCTACGGATTCTCCTACGGCACGTACCTCGGCCAGGTGTACGGAACGCTCTACCCGTCGCGTTTGCGCCGGGCGATCTTCGACGGTGTCGTCGACGCGCGCCGGGTCTGGTACAAGGCCAACCTCGACCAGGACATCGCGTTCAACAAGAGCATCAAGGTGTTCTTCGCCTACGTCGCCGCGCACGACTCGACCTGGCACCTCGGCACGACCGAGGCCGTGGTCGAGCGCCGGTACTACTCCGAACTGCACAAGCTCATCGGCCACCCCGCCGACGGCAAGATCGGTCCGGACGAGTGGAACGACATCTTCACCCAGGCCGGGTACTACGTGTACGGCTGGGTGGATGTCGCCGATGCCTTCGCTGCCTGGGTGCATGACCGCAATGCCGCACCGCTGGTCGAGCTCTACGGCGGCCCGCCCTTCGACGACAACGGGTACGCCGTCTACCTCGGCGTACAGTGCACCGACACCCAGTGGCCGACCAACGCGAACAAGGTACGGATCGACAACTGGCGTACCTACGCCCAGGCGCCGTTCCTGACCTGGGGCAACGCCTGGTTCAACGCCCCCTGCGCCTACTGGCCCGCCAAGGCCGGCCGCCCGGTCAAGATCGACGGCAGCAAGGTCAAGAGCGTCCTCCTGATCAACGAGACCCTGGACGCAGCCACCCCGTACTCCGGAGCCCTGCAAACCCGCAAGATCTTCCCGCACTCCGCCCTGATCGAAGGCGTAGGCGGCACCACCCACGCAGGCTCCCTCTCCGGCGTAACGTGCACCGACGACCGAATCGTCGCCTACCTACAAACCGGAGCCCTACCCGCCCGCAAGTCCGGCAACCGCTCCGACCTCCAATGCGACCCGGTCCCAGCCCCCGAACCCGCAGCGGCCGCCGCCCCCACCGCCAAGGCAGCCAAGGCAAAGGCTGCCCTACGTCAGTCCCTACCGACGTACCGCTGA
- a CDS encoding aminoglycoside phosphotransferase family protein, translating to MAGAEDDIDALRPISIEDGVVTRPASVWTPAVHAFLRYLRRRGLTCVPEPIGVDGDVERLVVIEGDAGGDCWGHQHSEAGVRSAARLLRTIHDASVGWEPPPDAVFCAPDVESEAETVWCHGDVGPWNMVWHGDEAVGLFDWDFLHRGPRLDDVAYALQWFAPARSDELAMTWHHFPAVPDRSARINAFLRTYGELPLFDVAEAIATRMEATMAMELALAEADVEPQRTWVAEGSQESAAAEARWVREHFDLLTP from the coding sequence ATGGCAGGGGCCGAGGATGACATCGATGCGTTGCGGCCGATCTCGATCGAGGACGGTGTTGTCACCAGGCCTGCTTCTGTCTGGACGCCTGCTGTGCATGCATTTCTGCGGTACTTGCGGAGGCGAGGGCTCACGTGTGTTCCGGAGCCGATTGGGGTCGACGGTGATGTCGAGCGGCTCGTGGTCATCGAAGGGGACGCGGGCGGCGATTGCTGGGGGCATCAGCACTCCGAGGCCGGCGTACGGTCTGCGGCGCGGTTGCTGCGGACGATCCACGATGCGTCGGTCGGCTGGGAGCCACCGCCGGATGCCGTTTTCTGCGCACCTGACGTGGAGTCCGAGGCGGAGACCGTGTGGTGCCACGGTGATGTCGGGCCGTGGAACATGGTGTGGCATGGCGATGAGGCCGTTGGGTTGTTCGACTGGGACTTTCTGCATCGCGGGCCGCGGCTTGATGATGTTGCCTACGCGCTTCAGTGGTTCGCGCCCGCTCGGAGTGATGAGTTGGCGATGACCTGGCATCACTTTCCGGCTGTTCCCGATCGGTCTGCCCGGATAAACGCGTTCCTGCGGACGTATGGCGAGCTACCTCTGTTCGACGTTGCCGAGGCAATCGCTACCCGAATGGAGGCGACCATGGCCATGGAGTTGGCGCTGGCCGAGGCCGACGTCGAACCCCAGCGAACGTGGGTCGCCGAAGGCAGCCAGGAGTCGGCTGCGGCTGAAGCGCGATGGGTTCGCGAACACTTCGACCTGCTGACGCCCTGA
- a CDS encoding phosphotransferase family protein, which produces MLDVDEVEIVVAHSERTTLRVGDVFLKIDADQKRIDVEVEAMALTPIPTPEILWRKPPVLAIAAMQGKALGVLGKPSTASPAAWAAAGAAIRTLHEAPLPPWPWRTADDLASNLEAECEWLINNGVLPTDLVTRNREIAQAALRPWTPSFIHGDLQITHVFVEGDALTGIIDWSEASQGDAMFDLATLTLGHEDRLPEVLAGYGTDVDQEAIKAWWSLRSLLNSRWLLTHGFDPNTPGAEFDVLRARM; this is translated from the coding sequence ATGCTCGACGTGGATGAGGTCGAGATCGTAGTAGCCCACAGCGAACGCACCACCCTGCGCGTAGGCGACGTGTTCCTGAAAATCGACGCCGACCAGAAACGCATCGACGTCGAAGTAGAAGCGATGGCCCTAACGCCGATCCCAACCCCAGAAATCCTCTGGCGGAAGCCACCAGTACTAGCAATCGCCGCCATGCAAGGCAAAGCACTCGGCGTCCTAGGCAAGCCATCGACCGCTTCCCCAGCAGCCTGGGCAGCAGCAGGCGCCGCCATCCGAACCCTCCACGAAGCCCCACTACCGCCCTGGCCCTGGCGGACCGCCGACGACCTCGCATCAAACCTAGAAGCCGAATGCGAGTGGCTCATCAACAACGGCGTCCTCCCCACCGACCTAGTCACCCGCAACCGCGAAATCGCCCAAGCCGCCCTCCGCCCCTGGACCCCGTCCTTCATCCACGGCGACCTACAAATCACCCACGTCTTCGTAGAAGGCGACGCCCTAACCGGCATCATCGACTGGTCCGAAGCAAGCCAAGGCGACGCCATGTTCGACCTAGCCACCCTCACCCTCGGCCACGAAGACCGCCTCCCAGAAGTCTTAGCCGGCTACGGCACCGACGTAGATCAAGAAGCCATCAAAGCCTGGTGGTCCCTAAGAAGCCTCCTAAACTCCCGCTGGCTCCTAACCCACGGCTTCGACCCCAACACCCCCGGCGCCGAATTCGACGTCCTAAGAGCCCGAATGTGA
- a CDS encoding HAD family hydrolase has protein sequence MLRDPLAQILSSAEVVLFDFDGPVCSVFDGYPAARITRELLALAREVRGELEPALELAGGPHGLLLAAAGDLELAGLLEAALQKGELAAIETARPTPGAGECIAACVASGRVVAIVSNNCLEAITEYLVRAGLSGCVAHVEGRDPVDPRLMKPDPYLVERAVSALGVGSASCVFVGDQATDMEAGRAAGVRVVGYANKPGKVEALGRAGADVIISSMLELADVLC, from the coding sequence GTGCTGCGGGATCCGCTGGCGCAGATCCTCAGCTCGGCAGAGGTCGTGCTCTTCGACTTTGACGGTCCGGTCTGTTCGGTCTTCGACGGCTACCCGGCCGCGCGGATCACCCGCGAACTTCTCGCACTCGCGCGCGAGGTACGCGGGGAGCTGGAGCCTGCGCTCGAGCTGGCTGGCGGCCCGCATGGGCTGCTTCTGGCTGCGGCTGGTGATCTTGAGCTCGCTGGTCTGTTGGAAGCCGCGCTACAGAAGGGTGAGCTGGCTGCGATCGAGACGGCCCGGCCGACACCTGGCGCGGGCGAATGCATCGCGGCCTGCGTCGCCAGTGGGCGGGTTGTGGCAATTGTGAGCAACAACTGCTTGGAGGCGATTACGGAGTACCTCGTGAGAGCTGGGTTGTCGGGATGCGTGGCGCACGTGGAGGGTCGCGATCCGGTCGATCCGAGGTTGATGAAGCCCGACCCTTACCTCGTCGAGCGGGCTGTCAGTGCGCTCGGCGTTGGTTCGGCTTCCTGCGTGTTCGTTGGTGATCAGGCGACTGATATGGAAGCCGGTCGGGCGGCCGGCGTACGGGTGGTCGGATATGCCAACAAGCCGGGCAAGGTCGAGGCGCTCGGCAGGGCAGGGGCCGACGTGATCATCAGCAGCATGCTCGAACTGGCGGACGTCCTCTGCTGA
- a CDS encoding SAM-dependent methyltransferase, producing MTDQSITLRPVAHVVGGRVEPTDDYWGGTRAVIRIDDPRLDAESTKGLEDFSHLEVVFQFHLVDQSDLPLNARSARNNPDWPRAGIFAHRNMRRPNWLGVSRCRLLAVDGLDLHVEDLDAVDGTPVLDIKPWFTDFGPRGPIRQPSWPTEMLTDYFAPATGEADL from the coding sequence ATGACTGACCAGTCGATCACTCTGCGGCCCGTCGCTCATGTCGTTGGTGGCCGGGTTGAACCTACTGATGACTACTGGGGTGGTACCAGGGCTGTCATTCGGATCGATGACCCGCGGCTTGATGCCGAGTCGACCAAGGGGCTTGAGGACTTCTCGCATTTGGAGGTCGTCTTCCAGTTCCACTTGGTCGACCAGTCCGACCTTCCGCTCAACGCTCGGTCGGCCCGCAACAACCCGGACTGGCCCAGGGCGGGGATCTTTGCTCATCGGAACATGCGGCGGCCCAACTGGCTGGGTGTCTCGCGATGCCGGTTGCTCGCGGTGGATGGGCTGGACTTGCATGTGGAAGATCTGGACGCGGTCGACGGTACGCCCGTCCTCGACATCAAGCCTTGGTTCACCGACTTCGGGCCGCGCGGACCCATTCGCCAGCCGAGTTGGCCTACCGAGATGCTCACCGACTACTTCGCTCCCGCGACTGGAGAAGCCGATCTCTAG
- a CDS encoding SDR family oxidoreductase: MEPVTLITGGSSGIGAATARALLKQGHHVAITGRDADRLAALATSAGAGERLLTITGDASDENHVAAAARQVVDLWGRLDTVIANAGFSLPGTLEDHEPAAMRAMVLTNILGPALLVRETLPHLRKSKGRIVIVGSVAGTRNTPGNLYSVTKWAAHALAENVRLLVAKDRVSVTVVAPRVVDTPFWDERGGSPAAAPTLTADQVAETILFAVNQPEGVDINHLVIRPTGQVN, encoded by the coding sequence ATGGAACCCGTCACGTTGATCACCGGCGGTTCGAGCGGGATCGGTGCAGCCACTGCCCGTGCCCTGCTCAAGCAAGGCCACCATGTGGCGATCACCGGCCGCGATGCCGATCGCCTGGCCGCGCTCGCCACCTCCGCCGGAGCGGGCGAGCGGTTGCTGACCATCACCGGCGACGCCAGCGACGAGAACCATGTCGCCGCTGCCGCGCGTCAAGTCGTGGACCTGTGGGGCCGATTGGACACGGTGATCGCGAACGCCGGGTTCTCCCTACCCGGCACGCTGGAGGACCACGAGCCTGCGGCGATGCGTGCCATGGTTCTCACCAACATCCTCGGCCCGGCTCTGCTGGTACGCGAGACACTGCCGCACCTGAGGAAGTCCAAGGGCCGCATCGTGATCGTCGGTTCGGTCGCGGGCACCAGGAACACGCCCGGCAACCTGTACTCCGTCACCAAGTGGGCCGCGCATGCCCTGGCCGAGAACGTCCGACTCCTGGTGGCCAAGGACCGCGTCAGCGTCACCGTTGTCGCCCCAAGGGTTGTGGACACCCCATTCTGGGACGAACGCGGCGGATCACCCGCAGCGGCGCCGACCCTGACCGCCGACCAGGTCGCCGAGACGATCCTGTTCGCCGTCAATCAACCCGAAGGCGTAGACATCAACCACCTCGTCATACGGCCCACCGGCCAGGTCAACTGA
- a CDS encoding DUF6247 family protein codes for MTAQPMQSSTDDPSEILRLLPAKWREQFLSEYHGALDAAHEVWRFQQLRDVPHL; via the coding sequence ATGACTGCTCAGCCGATGCAGAGCTCGACGGACGATCCGAGTGAGATCCTCCGCCTGCTGCCGGCGAAGTGGCGTGAGCAGTTCCTCAGCGAGTACCACGGCGCTCTCGATGCCGCCCATGAAGTCTGGCGCTTTCAGCAACTGCGCGACGTACCGCATCTTTAG